AGCTTGGGTAGAGAGGAAATTGAGAATTTGCAAGCGATTACGACTAAATACACCACTAGTGATTTGATTTTCCAAGCAGAGAATGGCGATCGCTTTACCTTGGTTGAGTAGGGGTAAACAAAGGAGACTTTGGGGTTGTTGTTGAGTGAGATAATTATCAATAACTGGTAAATCGGTATCAAGATTATCGATTACCACAGTTCCTTGGGTATTTTTGACGTAATTAATCAGTTTTACAGGTAAATGGGGATTCCCAATCAGGGGTTCATTAACTAAGGTAGTAGTTTCCGAAGTCCCCAGGGCTTCTACTTGCCAACCATTATTACTATCAGGAAGGATAATTGCACAGCGATCGCCACCTGAATATTTCAGGATAATTTGGGTTAGTTGATGGAGCAATTCACCAATTTCAATAATTCCTGATAGACTTTGAGCGGCTCTGAGGATGCTGGCAAAGTCGAGGATATTATTAATGTTGCTGCTGGAAGAACTACTGGAATTGGTGCGATTATGAATAGATTCAATCGGGGTAATCGTTGCTAGATTATCAAGTAAATTTAGGGGTATGGCTGTTGATTGAAAAATAGGTTGTAATAAGTTGGGATAACGCTTTTCCAAGTCATTGGTTTTAGCTCTGGCTCCCCAATGGGCATAGCAATAGTAGGCTTCCTGTATATATCCGGCGGCAACTTTTTCTTTGCCCCAGGCGAGATAGAATTTTGCTGCTAGTTCATTGGCGATCGCAGCTTCGTAACCATATCCCTCAGCTTGAGCTTGGGCAATGGATTGATCATAGTAATCAATCGCCTCTAATTTTTGTCCCTTCAGTCGTGCTTTTTCAGCTTGGATGAGCAAACACTTGTGCTGAATGTTCGCCGGACAATCCTGTTGCCAACGGGTTAACCGTTCTTCCAGGGGTATAATTGCCTGCCAATGGAACTCTCTATCAGCCTCATTCTGGGCGGTTTCAACTAGTGCCAAGTGCATAAGAATCACATAAAAGACACTGGATGGAACCTTGGCATGGCTGGGAACCGTTGACTCAATAATAGTAAGTTGAGGAATTAAGGTTAGATAGGTAGTTTGCTGATTGAATAAGTAAGCGTGGCGAATTTTGACGGAATAAAACCAAGCTAGATGATAGGGGGTGTCGTGATATTTTTGCAAATATTCTGCTTCGCTGAATGATTCATCATCAAAGCTGAGAACGTTGGTGGTTAACCCGAGTAACTGGCGAAGGGGTTGCAGCACACCGACAGTCAGAGCATCTAGGTTTTCTAAACTTTTAATCTGACGCAGAAACCCTACATGAGTTTGGGCGATCGCATACAAATCATCCAAATTTTTGCCATAGGTAAGGCGATCGGAGCCACTTTGCATCATCATAAAGCCCACGGTCAACCAGTTCCCTGCATCCATCCCATAGGTAAAAGCATTGTCGTAGTATTTATCGGCAGCTTGCAAGGGACGGCTCCAGCTATGCACATCCGCCGCAAACAGGAAATTGGTCATACCTCGGACATCAGCATTATCAAACTGTTCGCAAAGTTGCACAGCTGTATCACCAAATTGATAAGCTTGATGGGCATCTTTGAGTAAGGCATTGGCAATTAAGCCATACCCCACATAGCCAAAGGGTGACATATCGCTGTTACCATACTGGAATGACAGGGTTGTCATTTTAGCCAGTGCCAGTAAAGCCAAGGTTCCTTGCCCATCGAGCCATGCGGCATAAAACAAAATCTGTAAAATCCGCAACATTTCTGCAATGTTACTATCTGCCATCTTCGGCAGTTCAAGAATCGATACAATTGGTTGCTGTTCTAGGTAACGATTGACGATAGCAATTTGCTCATCAAGACTGGCTTGAATCTGCTCTGGTTCCGTTGGCATTGTCCAGCCTAGGAGTTGCAGACTCTGGCGCTGAATGGCGATCGCTTCCGCATTTCGACCTTGAAGTTGATATTGGGTCATCTGTACCCGATAAATCGTCGCTTTGTCGAGGGATGTTTGAGCTTGGGCAAGAGCCTGTGTATAAAGGGTTTCAGCTCGGTCAAAATCACTCGAAAGATAAGCGGCTTCTGAACCATCTCGGTACAGAGCATAGGTGAGGGCATAATCTAGCTGCCAAGCCTGATCGGGTAAGGAATCAATGCCAATCTCACAATAATTCTGAGCAGCTTGATAGGCGGCAGAGAGTTTTGCCTTCTGCCCTGCTTGCAGATTAAGTTGGGCTAGTTGGTATTTCTGCTGGGAGTCGGTAATTGTTGCCCTGCCTAAATTCAGCTGATTCACAATGTCAAATATCTGTTCCGACTGTTGTGCTTGTGACGTACCTTGTAATAATAATTGACCAATTTTCCAGTGGGTGACTTGTTTTTTGTCTTCTGGAATCAAAGAATAGGCTGCTTGTTGAACGCGATCGTGCAAAAAACGATAAATGGGATTGGCAACATGGTTCGAGTCAACTTGTTCTGTCTCTTGAAAGAACTTATACATTTGACTGGTGGGTAACAGCAGCCCTTCCTGCAAGGCTCGCCACAATGCTGTTGCTGTTTCCGTTGGTGATTGCTGGCAAACGATCGCCAAAGTCGCCAAGTCAAATTGGTTGCCAATACAGGCTGCTAATTGGATTACTAGTTGTGTCTCGGCAGGCAATTTTTGTAATTGCAGCGCCATAAATTCCACCACATCATCCGTGAGTGCCAAGGCATTTACTTGGGCAATATCGCACTCCCAATAGCAGCTATTCCCATTCTCTGAGTTTCCTCTAACACGATTGAAGGTGATCTGTCCATCTTCATACAATGCTTTGAGAAACTGCGTTGTGAAAAAGGGATTTCCTTGGGTTTTGCGCTCGACTAATTGCGTCAGTGGCTGTGCTAGTTCCAGGGAACACTTCAGTGTATCTGCGATCAATCGATTGGTATCGGCAAAGGCGAGGGGAGCTAAGGTGATGGTATTCACAATCGCCTCAGTCTTGTTGAGTTCTTCCACCATCAAAATGAAGGGGTGAACGGGTGATACCTCATTATCTCGATAGGCTCCCAACATCAAGAGATAGGAACCCTCATTCATCAACAGACTCAGCAATTGTAGCGAGGCGGAATCTGCCCACTGTAAGTCATCCAGAAAAATCACTAAAGGATGGTCTGGAGTCGTAAAGACTTGAATAAACTTTTGAAATAATAAATTAAATCGATTTTGGGCGGCTGTTCCTGAAAGTTCTGGTGCTGGGGGTTGTTTCCCAATAATCTGCTCGAGTTCGGGAATGACTTCAACGAGAACTTGTCCATTTTCACCTAAAGCTAAGTGGATTTTGGTACGCCACTGTTCTAGCTGCTCGTCTGATTCTGAGAGTAATTGTCCCATCAAATCGCGGAAGGCTTGGACGAAGGCAGAAAAGGGAATGTTGCGATTGAATTGGTCGAATTTGCCTTTGATAAAATAGCCTTTTTGTTTGACAATTGGCTTGTGAACTTCGTTGATAACAGCTGTTTTGCCAATTCCTGAAAACCCAGCAACTAACATTAGTTCGGATTTGGGATTTGGGTGAGATTGGGAATTGCCAGCTACGCGATCGAAGGCTGCGAGGAGGGTTTTAACTTCCGTTTCACGACCGTAGAGTTTTTCGGGGATGAGGAAGCGATCGCTTAAATCCTGCTGTCCCAATTCAAATTTGGAGATTTCACCGCAGGTTTTCCACTGGGTTAAACAATGGTGTAAATCATGTTTCAGACCCATTGCACTTTGGTAGCGATCCTCGGCATTTTTTGCCATCAGCTTGGAAACAATCGCTGCAACCATTGCAGGTACCTCTGGATTCACCTGATCCACGGCTAAAGGCTGCTTGGCAATATGGCAATGCATTAGCTCCAAGGGGTCATCCGACTCAAAGGGGAGTTTTCCACTCAACAATTGATAGAGCGTGACACCCAAGGTATAAAAATCAGCCCGATAGTCAATCCCGCGATTCATCCTTCCCGTTTGTTCGGGAGCTAAATAAGCCAGCGTTCCTTCCAGGGTATTGGCACTTTGGATTTCTTGGGTTTCCTTGGGCAACAAAGAAGCAATGCTGAAGTCAATGAGCTTGATTTGTTTCGACTCTGGGTTAATTAAAATATTGGCGGGCTTGATGTCTTTATGCACCAGCCGATGCTGAACCAGTTCATGGAGAATCTCAGTTAGTTGGAGCGCGATCTCCAGTACCTCTGGGAGGGTTAACGATTGTCGTTCCAGGTATTTGGCTAAATCTATGCCTCCCCAATCTTCCATCACGAGGGCATAGCCACTATCTAATGATTCCAAACTCAAGGAGTGGATAATCCCTGGAATCGTCAGGTTTTTGGTGATGGTGTACTGATTGCGAAACTGCACCAATTCGTCAAACCTGGGATATTCCCGCCGTAACACCTTAATCACCACAGGCTGCTGGGTTGCCGTTTGTACCCCTCGATAGACTACGGTGCGACAACCTAAATAAATTTGCT
The Calothrix sp. 336/3 DNA segment above includes these coding regions:
- a CDS encoding ATP-binding sensor histidine kinase, whose amino-acid sequence is MISSTTTFPQSFPEISGYRLTQQIYLGCRTVVYRGVQTATQQPVVIKVLRREYPRFDELVQFRNQYTITKNLTIPGIIHSLSLESLDSGYALVMEDWGGIDLAKYLERQSLTLPEVLEIALQLTEILHELVQHRLVHKDIKPANILINPESKQIKLIDFSIASLLPKETQEIQSANTLEGTLAYLAPEQTGRMNRGIDYRADFYTLGVTLYQLLSGKLPFESDDPLELMHCHIAKQPLAVDQVNPEVPAMVAAIVSKLMAKNAEDRYQSAMGLKHDLHHCLTQWKTCGEISKFELGQQDLSDRFLIPEKLYGRETEVKTLLAAFDRVAGNSQSHPNPKSELMLVAGFSGIGKTAVINEVHKPIVKQKGYFIKGKFDQFNRNIPFSAFVQAFRDLMGQLLSESDEQLEQWRTKIHLALGENGQVLVEVIPELEQIIGKQPPAPELSGTAAQNRFNLLFQKFIQVFTTPDHPLVIFLDDLQWADSASLQLLSLLMNEGSYLLMLGAYRDNEVSPVHPFILMVEELNKTEAIVNTITLAPLAFADTNRLIADTLKCSLELAQPLTQLVERKTQGNPFFTTQFLKALYEDGQITFNRVRGNSENGNSCYWECDIAQVNALALTDDVVEFMALQLQKLPAETQLVIQLAACIGNQFDLATLAIVCQQSPTETATALWRALQEGLLLPTSQMYKFFQETEQVDSNHVANPIYRFLHDRVQQAAYSLIPEDKKQVTHWKIGQLLLQGTSQAQQSEQIFDIVNQLNLGRATITDSQQKYQLAQLNLQAGQKAKLSAAYQAAQNYCEIGIDSLPDQAWQLDYALTYALYRDGSEAAYLSSDFDRAETLYTQALAQAQTSLDKATIYRVQMTQYQLQGRNAEAIAIQRQSLQLLGWTMPTEPEQIQASLDEQIAIVNRYLEQQPIVSILELPKMADSNIAEMLRILQILFYAAWLDGQGTLALLALAKMTTLSFQYGNSDMSPFGYVGYGLIANALLKDAHQAYQFGDTAVQLCEQFDNADVRGMTNFLFAADVHSWSRPLQAADKYYDNAFTYGMDAGNWLTVGFMMMQSGSDRLTYGKNLDDLYAIAQTHVGFLRQIKSLENLDALTVGVLQPLRQLLGLTTNVLSFDDESFSEAEYLQKYHDTPYHLAWFYSVKIRHAYLFNQQTTYLTLIPQLTIIESTVPSHAKVPSSVFYVILMHLALVETAQNEADREFHWQAIIPLEERLTRWQQDCPANIQHKCLLIQAEKARLKGQKLEAIDYYDQSIAQAQAEGYGYEAAIANELAAKFYLAWGKEKVAAGYIQEAYYCYAHWGARAKTNDLEKRYPNLLQPIFQSTAIPLNLLDNLATITPIESIHNRTNSSSSSSSNINNILDFASILRAAQSLSGIIEIGELLHQLTQIILKYSGGDRCAIILPDSNNGWQVEALGTSETTTLVNEPLIGNPHLPVKLINYVKNTQGTVVIDNLDTDLPVIDNYLTQQQPQSLLCLPLLNQGKAIAILCLENQITSGVFSRNRLQILNFLSTQAAISLENAKLFRDRKAYEEELEQTNAELIRATRLKDEFLATMSHELRTPMNAILGMTEALQEEIFGEINAQQLQALATVERSGNHLLELINDILDVSKIASGQIELDCQNTAIIPLCQQSLEFIKPQAAKKSIQLVSKLPTNLPDFNLDERRIRQVLINLLNNAVKFTPEGGCITLEVIYPTTIKQQNYLQINVKDTGIGIAPENLKKVFEPFIQVDSALNRNYEGTGLGLALVKRIVEMHHGEVTLTSELEVGSCFAIALPYVSK